Proteins from one Impatiens glandulifera chromosome 2, dImpGla2.1, whole genome shotgun sequence genomic window:
- the LOC124927802 gene encoding uncharacterized protein LOC124927802, with amino-acid sequence MEICESSSSSNEIHQPILRNAKYAYSRHDLLSLGKLKHCRNFPDGFVSSNLKELGIIDSSCMQDLLNGDESKHGLLSSPFENFSRRRSSRSKENETSKDEVISMANDCCQLKKSVNPYRPPHSRTKADHSSQEASSGTYSDCDSNSIIFYEIVEEQEHQRKENQSRHDEDDEDWDEIMSILRVKQESLISHETKDDQTLNKSKTTEICLPDDEDLITTNDLLLLQPAGGSSIPHKTRMHPKLKLSNVEPILEYSLPDEDSLISVQDLLNPFGKIDQENFHDHHHHHYSLHHQQHRMNSQGNSSLMVSGNSNYYHTRKQDLLAGRFNQESLQTTPLPYGVDHLTNPNYPYHHQIYPSDNPNRWSLNTDMGAGFDRQSRAFVGYAHARK; translated from the exons atgGAGATCTGTGAAAGTTCATCGTCATCTAATGAGATTCACCAACCAATTCTAAG AAATGCGAAATATGCATATTCAAGGCATGATTTGTTATCACTTGGAAAGCTTAAACACTGTAGAAACTTTCCCGATGGATTCGTGTCTTCGAACTTAAA GGAGCTTGGCATCATTGACTCAAGTTGCATGCAAGATCTGCTCAATGGTGATGAAAGTAAACATGGTTTATTGTCGAGTCCATTCGAGAATTTCTCTAGAAGAAGATCTTCTAGATCCAAAG AGAATGAAACATCCAAAGATGAGGTGATTTCTATGGCAAATGATTGCTGTCAGCTTAAGAAGAGTGTGAATCCTTATCGTCCTCCACACTCAAGAACGAAGGCTGATCATTCATCCCAAGAAGCATCCTCGGGGACATACAGCGACTGCGATAGTAACTCCATTATTTTCTACGAGATAGTTGAAGAGCAGGAGCATCAGAGAAAGGAAAATCAGTCTAGacatgatgaagatgatgaagactGGGATGAGATAATGTCGATTCTTCGTGTGAAACAAGAGTCTTTGATAAGTCACGAAACCAAAGATGATCAAACATTGAATAAATCAAAAACAACCGAGATCTGTCTGCCTGATGATGAGGATCTGATTACAACTAATGATCTCTTGCTCCTTCAACCTGCAGGAGGATCCTCCATCCCTCACAAAACTCGTATGCATCCGAAACTAAAGCTGAGTAATGTTGAACCCATATTAGAATACAGTTTGCCTGATGAAGATAGTTTGATCTCTGTTCAAGATCTATTAAATCCTTTTGGCAAGATTGATCAAGAAAACTttcatgatcatcatcatcatcattatagCCTGCATCATCAACAGCATAGGATGAATTCTCAAGGTAATAGTAGCTTGATGGTCAGTGGGAATTCAAATTACTACCACACAAGAAAGCAGGATCTTCTAGCTGGGCGGTTTAATCAAGAATCATTGCAAACAACACCTCTTCCATATGGTGTGGATCATTTGACTAATCCCAATTATCCTTACCACCACCAAATATATCCCTCAGACAATCCCAATCGTTGGAGCTTGAACACGG ATATGGGGGCTGGTTTTGATAGGCAGAGTCGAGCTTTCGTTGGATATGCACATGCAAGGAAATAG
- the LOC124925572 gene encoding beta-carotene hydroxylase 2, chloroplastic-like — protein MAVGFSIASLHVFRLTQNAFFGSEPKLILNPASTSILLSSPIRRQFDLVVPYSVRRKNSTMVSFVAGNAKSDYTIKDPNKEGGGEDEGEEDKVDEVERQISSARLEEKLARKQSERFTYLVAAVMSTFGITSMAVMAVYYRFHWQMEGGEIPYSEMFGTFALSVGAAVGMEFWARWAHKALWHASLWNMHESHHRPREGAFELNDVFAIINAVPAIALLYYGFFNKGLIPCFSFGAGLGITVFGMAYMFVHDGLVHKRFAVGPIANVPYLRKVAAAHQLHHSEKFDGVPYGLFLGPKELEEVGGLDELEKEINRRIKLAKKTP, from the exons ATGGCGGTCGGGTTTTCCATCGCCAGTTTACATGTTTTCCGGCTCACGCAAAACGCGTTTTTCGGTTCGGAACCGAAGCTGATTCTAAACCCTGCTTCTACTTCCATTCTTCTTAGTTCTCCAATTCGTCGTCAATTCGATTTAGTGGTTCCTTATTCAGTGCGGAGGAAGAATTCGACTATGGTATCGTTTGTGGCGGGGAACGCGAAATCGGATTATACAATTAAAGATCCAAACAAGGAAGGAGGAGGTGAAGATGAAGGAGAAGAGGATAAGGTGGATGAAGTGGAGAGACAGATCTCGTCTGCACGGCTTGAAGAGAAACTCGCTAGGAAACAATCGGAGCGGTTTACGTATCTTGTTGCGGCGGTTATGTCCACCTTTGGAATTACTTCTATGGCGGTCATGGCTGTTTATTACCGGTTTCACTGGCAAATGGAG GGAGGAGAGATTCCATATTCGGAGATGTTTGGTACATTTGCTCTATCTGTTGGTGCAGCT GTAGGCATGGAATTCTGGGCTCGATGGGCACATAAAGCTCTATGGCATGCTTCCTTGTGGAACATGCACGAG TCTCATCACAGACCCAGAGAAGGTGCTTTTGAGCTGAATGATGTATTCGCCATTATCAATGCTGTCCCTGCCATTGCTCTACTTTACTATGGTTTCTTCAACAAAGGCCTCATTCCTTGCTTCTCTTTTGGCGCT GGACTAGGAATAACTGTGTTTGGGATGGCCTACATGTTTGTCCACGATGGCCTGGTTCACAAGAGATTCGCAGTGGGTCCTATTGCCAACGTGCCTTACTTAAGAAAAGTGGCTGCTGCCCATCag CTTCACCACTCGGAGAAATTTGATGGTGTCCCATATGGGTTGTTCTTGGGTCCTAAG GAACTAGAGGAGGTGGGGGGATTAGATGAGCTGGAAAAGGAGATCAATAGGAGGATCAAATTAGCCAAAAAGACACCCTAA